A portion of the Micromonospora tarapacensis genome contains these proteins:
- a CDS encoding SRPBCC family protein produces the protein MSDPDGSDDLREAAQPGAGEVTATVIVNAPAEKVFAALLAWERQSDWIPFTTVRVVEGDGGEGSLVEAVTTLGPAVLRDTMRVVRVDEPYEIGVVHCGTLLRGPGVLRCTPLESGRSQVVWHEWFHLPGGTAGRVAWPVLWPGSKFSLTQALRRFARQVEQGRLP, from the coding sequence GTGAGCGATCCGGACGGCTCGGACGACCTTCGCGAGGCGGCTCAGCCCGGCGCCGGTGAGGTCACCGCCACAGTGATCGTCAACGCGCCCGCGGAGAAGGTCTTCGCCGCCCTGCTGGCCTGGGAACGGCAGTCCGACTGGATCCCGTTCACCACCGTGCGGGTGGTCGAGGGCGACGGCGGCGAGGGCAGCCTGGTCGAGGCGGTCACCACGCTCGGCCCGGCGGTGCTGCGGGACACGATGCGGGTGGTCCGGGTGGACGAGCCGTACGAGATCGGCGTGGTGCACTGCGGCACGCTGCTGCGCGGCCCGGGTGTGCTGCGCTGCACCCCGCTGGAGAGTGGCCGCAGCCAGGTGGTCTGGCACGAGTGGTTCCACCTGCCGGGAGGGACGGCCGGTCGGGTGGCGTGGCCGGTGCTCTGGCCCGGCTCGAAGTTCAGCCTGACCCAGGCGCTGCGCAGGTTCGCCCGCCAGGTCGAGCAGGGTCGCCTGCCCTGA
- a CDS encoding Sec-independent protein translocase family protein, whose amino-acid sequence MFENLNVWEVGALLLLALLIFGDRLPAVISDGLRMVRNLRNMARNATTDLSKELGTDIQLEDLHPKAFIRKHLLSEDDEQAIRKPLQGVYDDLRADVTGVHNELKDVADTVDSRRPGSAPASTAAPAPAPAPRLASYDEVT is encoded by the coding sequence GTGTTCGAGAACCTGAACGTGTGGGAGGTCGGAGCGCTGCTGCTGCTGGCGTTGCTGATCTTTGGCGACCGGCTGCCGGCGGTGATCAGCGACGGGCTGCGGATGGTGCGCAACCTGCGCAACATGGCCCGAAACGCCACCACCGACCTGAGCAAGGAGCTGGGCACCGACATCCAGCTGGAGGATCTGCACCCCAAGGCGTTCATCCGTAAACACCTGCTCAGCGAGGACGACGAGCAGGCGATCCGGAAGCCGTTGCAGGGTGTGTACGACGATCTCCGCGCGGACGTGACCGGCGTGCACAACGAACTCAAGGACGTGGCCGACACGGTCGACTCGCGCCGGCCCGGTTCCGCCCCGGCGAGCACCGCCGCCCCGGCCCCCGCTCCGGCGCCCCGCCTCGCCAGCTACGACGAGGTCACCTGA
- a CDS encoding magnesium transporter MgtE N-terminal domain-containing protein has product MSTPTRVYLARLSGVAVFDPNGDQVGRVRDAVARLRASQRPPEVVGLVAEMPMRRRIFLSINRITSIDADAVVLGSGTLNLRRFEKRPNELLVLQEMLDRRVQVEPDARAATVVDVAMECSRSGEWSLARVAVREQTGRLARRGTLRQVEWDQVRGLSGVADTRGTANLLAVLEELRPADLANALQDLPDARRNEVAAALDDQRLADVLSELPERDQVEILAALDRERAADILEEMEPDDAADLLGELPPPEQDVLLDLMEPDEADSVRQLLKYTPGTAGSVMTSEPVILPPDATVAEALARIREPQLSPAVAAQVFVTRAPMATPTGRYLGMVHFQRLLREPPADLLGGVVVNDIDPLRPATPLPEITRRMATYDLVAMPVIDRNNRLVGAVTVDDVLDHSLPRDWRDRDAAAGVSPDPAVRSAIPDAATDGAR; this is encoded by the coding sequence GTGAGCACGCCGACCCGGGTCTACCTCGCCCGCCTCTCCGGAGTGGCCGTCTTCGACCCCAACGGCGACCAGGTCGGCCGGGTGCGCGACGCGGTGGCCCGGCTGCGGGCGAGCCAACGACCGCCCGAGGTGGTGGGCCTGGTCGCCGAGATGCCGATGCGTCGGCGGATCTTCCTCTCCATCAACCGGATCACCTCGATCGACGCGGACGCGGTGGTGTTGGGCAGCGGCACACTCAACCTCCGCCGGTTCGAGAAGCGCCCCAACGAGCTGCTGGTGCTCCAGGAGATGCTGGACCGCCGGGTGCAGGTCGAACCGGATGCCCGGGCGGCCACGGTGGTGGACGTGGCGATGGAGTGCAGCCGCAGCGGCGAGTGGTCCCTCGCCAGGGTGGCCGTACGCGAACAGACCGGCCGGCTGGCCCGCCGGGGCACCCTGCGCCAGGTCGAGTGGGACCAGGTACGCGGCCTCAGTGGCGTGGCCGACACCCGGGGAACCGCCAACCTGCTGGCCGTGCTGGAGGAGCTGCGCCCGGCCGACCTGGCCAACGCCTTGCAGGATCTTCCCGACGCCCGGCGCAACGAGGTCGCCGCGGCCCTGGACGACCAGCGGCTCGCCGACGTGCTGAGCGAGTTGCCCGAGCGCGACCAGGTCGAGATTCTCGCCGCGCTGGACCGCGAGCGGGCCGCCGACATCCTGGAGGAGATGGAACCGGACGACGCCGCCGACCTGCTCGGCGAGCTGCCCCCTCCGGAACAGGACGTGCTGCTCGACCTGATGGAACCGGACGAGGCCGATTCGGTGCGGCAGCTGCTGAAGTACACCCCGGGCACCGCCGGCAGCGTGATGACCTCCGAACCGGTCATCCTGCCCCCGGACGCGACCGTGGCGGAGGCGCTGGCCCGGATCCGGGAGCCGCAGCTGTCCCCGGCGGTGGCCGCGCAGGTCTTCGTGACCCGCGCGCCGATGGCCACGCCCACCGGCCGTTACCTGGGCATGGTGCACTTCCAGCGGCTGCTCCGCGAGCCTCCGGCCGACCTGCTGGGCGGGGTGGTGGTCAACGACATCGACCCGCTGCGCCCGGCCACCCCGCTGCCGGAGATCACCCGCCGGATGGCCACCTACGACCTGGTGGCCATGCCGGTGATCGACCGCAACAACCGGCTGGTAGGTGCCGTGACCGTCGACGACGTGCTGGACCATTCGCTGCCCCGGGACTGGCGGGACCGGGACGCGGCGGCGGGCGTCAGCCCGGACCCGGCGGTGCGGTCGGCCATCCCCGACGCGGCGACGGACGGTGCGCGATGA
- a CDS encoding enoyl-CoA hydratase-related protein encodes MTEPLLVDRTDAVTTLTLNRPAAMNALDVGLKEALRDALAELESDRTCRAVVLAGAGGSFCAGQDLREHVGTLQAGRGNPLDTVQAHYNPIAAGFASLPKPVVAAVRGMAAGAGASLAFLADIRIGGPSTSFLMAFAKVGLAADTGASWTLPRLVGHAKAVELLMLAEPVRADEACRLGLLNRMADDDEKVLPIAQELAARLAAGPTVAYGAIKRQLSVADAGTLADALAAEAQAQAICGATADHRAATMAFVDKQKPVFEGR; translated from the coding sequence GTGACCGAGCCGCTGCTCGTCGACCGCACCGACGCCGTCACCACGCTCACCCTGAACCGCCCGGCGGCGATGAACGCGCTCGACGTGGGGCTCAAGGAGGCGCTCCGGGACGCCCTGGCCGAGCTGGAGTCCGACCGGACGTGCCGGGCGGTGGTGCTCGCCGGGGCCGGCGGGTCGTTCTGCGCCGGTCAGGACCTGCGCGAGCACGTGGGCACCCTCCAGGCGGGCCGCGGGAACCCGCTGGACACCGTCCAGGCGCACTACAACCCGATCGCCGCCGGGTTCGCCAGCCTGCCCAAGCCGGTGGTGGCCGCGGTGCGTGGCATGGCCGCCGGGGCGGGCGCCTCGCTGGCGTTCCTGGCCGACATCCGCATCGGCGGGCCGTCGACCAGCTTCCTGATGGCGTTCGCGAAGGTCGGGCTCGCCGCCGACACCGGCGCCTCCTGGACGCTGCCCCGGCTGGTCGGCCACGCCAAGGCCGTCGAGCTGCTGATGCTGGCCGAGCCGGTACGCGCCGACGAGGCCTGCCGGCTGGGGCTGCTCAACCGGATGGCCGACGACGACGAGAAGGTGCTGCCCATCGCCCAGGAACTGGCCGCCCGGCTCGCCGCCGGCCCGACGGTGGCCTACGGGGCGATCAAGCGCCAGCTCTCCGTCGCCGACGCGGGCACCCTGGCCGACGCGCTGGCCGCCGAGGCACAGGCACAGGCGATCTGCGGAGCGACCGCCGACCACCGTGCGGCCACCATGGCCTTCGTCGACAAGCAGAAGCCGGTCTTCGAGGGCCGCTGA
- a CDS encoding DivIVA domain-containing protein — MGQLLLLLVVAVTVAAVVFGVTVLVTGRDPGLVPAEADGRAVPLPGDRPLREADVGEVRFDTALRGYRMAQVDQAIRRAAYDIGYKTELIGVLEAEVAALRDGRTAEADALRRAREQSSASPAVPAGEADAAATGTGGETVTVLPEPQPPVGDAEPAADTTAAAGDAADDAPGGAGSGEEPAGAGQPAAHSRGSAARPEPA; from the coding sequence ATGGGTCAGCTTCTGCTCCTGCTGGTCGTGGCGGTCACCGTCGCGGCGGTGGTGTTCGGCGTGACGGTCCTGGTGACCGGTCGGGATCCCGGCCTGGTGCCGGCCGAGGCGGACGGGCGCGCGGTGCCGCTGCCCGGCGACCGGCCGCTGCGCGAGGCGGACGTGGGCGAGGTGCGGTTCGACACGGCGCTACGTGGGTACCGGATGGCCCAGGTCGACCAGGCGATCCGCCGGGCGGCGTACGACATCGGCTACAAGACCGAGCTGATCGGGGTGCTGGAGGCGGAGGTGGCCGCGTTGCGGGACGGGCGGACGGCCGAGGCCGACGCGCTGCGACGGGCCCGTGAGCAGTCCTCGGCCTCACCCGCGGTGCCGGCCGGGGAGGCCGACGCGGCGGCGACCGGTACCGGCGGGGAGACGGTGACCGTGTTGCCGGAGCCCCAGCCGCCGGTGGGCGACGCGGAACCGGCCGCCGACACCACGGCCGCCGCTGGCGATGCCGCTGACGACGCACCCGGTGGTGCCGGTTCCGGCGAGGAGCCGGCCGGCGCCGGGCAGCCGGCTGCCCATTCGCGCGGTTCCGCTGCCCGACCGGAGCCGGCGTGA
- a CDS encoding S1C family serine protease has translation MTDGWDWRRPGASGTPAGQPVPGRPPPGAATPGDGGHPAASPWWSDALADPWRDPNAPTAVLLPAAPVAGTEPEPVADPDAPGRPKLHQMLLIPLVTALLAGTLGGALGYAFAIRGGAAAPVLGAAPGSAPTLAQRPPESLAGVAERVLPSVVTVRVAGVGGTSEGSGFIASADGHVITNDHVVAGGTGKASVIFNDGSSTAATVVGQDPESDIAVIKVSRSGLRPVEFGDSDALAVGDPVLAIGSPLSLANTVTAGIVSALDRTMYAGEPGGPTRYYAAIQTDAAVNHGNSGGPLVDAAGRVIGVNSTIKSLVADGQEAGNIGLAFAIPINQAKRITQDIIGTGKARRTVIGAQVGGPGSSTSGSGVRLATVEPSGPAAGAGLRAGDVILKLNGRPTTEPTDLIALVRKYAPGSVVTVEYRRGSTRQNASVTLAADAK, from the coding sequence GTGACCGACGGCTGGGACTGGCGCCGGCCCGGCGCGAGCGGGACACCGGCGGGGCAGCCGGTGCCCGGACGACCGCCGCCAGGCGCGGCGACACCGGGCGACGGCGGCCACCCGGCCGCCTCACCGTGGTGGTCCGACGCGCTCGCCGACCCGTGGCGGGACCCGAACGCGCCGACGGCGGTGCTGCTGCCCGCGGCGCCGGTCGCCGGCACCGAGCCGGAACCGGTCGCCGACCCGGATGCGCCGGGCCGGCCGAAGCTGCATCAGATGTTGCTCATCCCACTGGTGACGGCCCTGCTCGCCGGCACGCTCGGCGGTGCTCTCGGCTACGCCTTCGCCATCCGGGGCGGTGCGGCCGCTCCGGTGCTCGGTGCGGCTCCGGGCTCGGCGCCCACGCTCGCCCAGCGCCCGCCGGAGTCGCTGGCCGGGGTCGCGGAGCGCGTCCTGCCCAGCGTGGTGACCGTCCGGGTGGCCGGGGTGGGCGGCACCAGCGAGGGCTCGGGGTTCATCGCCAGCGCCGACGGACATGTGATCACCAACGACCACGTCGTCGCCGGCGGCACCGGGAAGGCGTCGGTGATCTTCAACGACGGCAGCTCCACGGCGGCGACGGTGGTGGGCCAGGATCCGGAGTCCGACATCGCAGTGATCAAGGTCTCCCGCAGCGGGCTGCGCCCGGTCGAGTTCGGTGACTCGGACGCGCTGGCGGTGGGCGACCCGGTGCTGGCCATCGGTTCGCCGCTGTCGCTGGCGAACACGGTCACCGCGGGGATCGTCAGCGCCCTGGACCGGACCATGTACGCCGGCGAACCGGGCGGCCCGACGCGCTACTACGCCGCCATCCAGACCGACGCCGCGGTCAACCACGGCAACTCCGGTGGGCCGCTGGTCGACGCGGCAGGACGGGTCATCGGGGTCAACTCCACGATCAAGTCCCTGGTCGCCGACGGCCAGGAGGCCGGGAACATCGGCCTCGCCTTCGCCATCCCGATCAACCAGGCCAAACGGATCACCCAGGACATCATCGGCACCGGGAAGGCCCGCCGTACCGTGATCGGCGCCCAGGTCGGTGGGCCGGGATCGAGCACCAGCGGCAGCGGAGTGCGCCTCGCGACGGTCGAACCGTCCGGCCCGGCCGCCGGTGCGGGGCTGCGAGCCGGCGACGTGATCCTGAAGCTCAACGGCCGTCCGACGACGGAACCGACCGACCTGATCGCCCTGGTCCGCAAGTACGCGCCCGGCTCGGTGGTGACCGTCGAGTACCGCCGGGGCTCGACCCGGCAGAACGCCTCGGTGACCCTCGCCGCGGACGCGAAGTGA
- a CDS encoding Mrp/NBP35 family ATP-binding protein — translation MTAPVSTVNDAVHAALATVNDPEIRRPITELGMVRSAEVGEGGVVRVELLLTVAGCPLKDKLRTDITAAVSAVSGITGVEIEFGVMSTEQRQDLQAQLRGGGATAEPVIPFAQPGSRTRVYAVASGKGGVGKSSVTVNLAAALAARGLSVGVVDADIYGHSVPRMLGADGRPTRVEDMIMPPQAHGVKVISIGMFTDGNAAVVWRGPMLHRALQQFLADVYWGDLDVLLLDLPPGTGDVAISLAQLLPNAEILVVTTPQAAAAEVAERAGAIALQTHQRVVGVIENMSWLELPDGSRMEIFGAGGGQTVADSLTRTIGAQVPLLGQVPLDTRVREAGDQGHPIVLAEPDSPAAKAMSQVADRLALRRESLLGKPLGLKPAGR, via the coding sequence ATGACAGCTCCCGTCAGCACCGTCAACGACGCTGTTCACGCCGCCCTGGCGACCGTCAACGACCCGGAGATCCGCCGGCCGATCACCGAACTCGGCATGGTCCGCTCCGCCGAGGTCGGTGAGGGCGGGGTGGTCCGGGTCGAGCTGTTGCTCACGGTGGCCGGCTGCCCGCTGAAGGACAAGCTGCGTACGGACATCACCGCCGCGGTGAGCGCGGTGAGCGGGATCACCGGCGTCGAGATCGAGTTCGGCGTGATGAGCACCGAGCAGCGTCAGGATCTCCAGGCCCAGCTGCGCGGTGGCGGCGCGACCGCGGAGCCCGTCATCCCCTTCGCCCAGCCCGGCTCCCGGACCCGGGTGTACGCGGTGGCCAGCGGCAAGGGTGGTGTGGGCAAGTCCAGCGTCACGGTGAACCTGGCCGCCGCGCTGGCTGCCCGAGGCCTCTCCGTCGGCGTGGTGGACGCGGACATCTACGGACACTCCGTGCCGCGGATGCTCGGCGCGGACGGCCGCCCCACCCGGGTCGAAGACATGATCATGCCGCCGCAGGCGCACGGCGTGAAGGTCATCTCGATCGGCATGTTCACCGACGGCAACGCCGCCGTGGTCTGGCGTGGCCCGATGCTGCACCGGGCGTTGCAGCAGTTCCTCGCCGACGTCTACTGGGGCGACCTCGACGTCCTCCTGCTCGACCTGCCACCCGGCACCGGCGACGTGGCCATCTCGCTGGCGCAACTGCTGCCCAACGCCGAGATCCTGGTGGTCACCACCCCGCAGGCCGCCGCCGCGGAGGTGGCCGAGCGGGCCGGCGCGATCGCCCTGCAGACGCACCAGCGGGTGGTGGGCGTGATCGAGAACATGTCCTGGCTGGAGCTGCCGGACGGCTCCCGGATGGAGATCTTCGGGGCCGGCGGCGGCCAGACGGTCGCCGACTCGCTGACCCGGACCATCGGCGCGCAGGTGCCGCTGCTGGGTCAGGTGCCGCTCGACACCCGGGTCCGGGAGGCGGGCGACCAGGGGCACCCGATCGTGTTGGCCGAGCCGGACTCCCCGGCGGCGAAGGCGATGAGCCAGGTCGCCGACCGGCTCGCGCTGCGCCGGGAGTCGCTGCTCGGCAAGCCGCTGGGCCTCAAGCCAGCCGGTCGCTGA
- a CDS encoding O-methyltransferase: protein MLAARRCLIATVAGSGSSTNPALQFAESYVLEDLVLRTARSLAHEVGLDTVTPGAGAALRLLAAAGNARAVVEIGTGTGVSGVWLLRGMRVGGVLTTIDVEVEHQRIARRIFAEAGFVAGRTRIITGRALDVLPRLADGAYDLVFVDAEATGFPACVDAALRLLRPGGVLVLNGALAGGRIGDPAARDAETVTVRETVKAIRESEHWIPALLPLGHGLLAAVRC from the coding sequence ATGCTCGCCGCCCGGAGGTGCCTCATCGCCACGGTCGCCGGTTCCGGCAGTTCGACGAACCCGGCCCTGCAGTTCGCCGAGTCGTACGTTCTGGAGGACCTCGTGCTGCGGACCGCGCGCAGCCTCGCCCACGAGGTCGGCCTCGACACGGTCACGCCGGGTGCGGGTGCCGCGTTGCGCCTGCTCGCCGCCGCGGGCAACGCCCGCGCGGTGGTCGAGATCGGCACCGGTACCGGGGTCAGCGGCGTCTGGCTGCTGCGCGGTATGCGCGTCGGTGGGGTGCTCACCACCATCGACGTCGAGGTGGAGCATCAACGGATCGCCCGCCGCATCTTCGCCGAGGCCGGCTTCGTCGCCGGCCGGACGCGAATCATCACCGGTCGGGCGCTGGACGTCCTGCCCCGGCTCGCGGACGGCGCGTACGACCTGGTCTTCGTCGACGCCGAGGCGACCGGCTTCCCCGCGTGCGTGGACGCCGCGCTGCGGCTGCTGAGACCGGGCGGCGTGCTGGTGCTCAACGGCGCGCTCGCCGGTGGCCGGATCGGCGACCCGGCCGCCCGCGACGCGGAGACGGTGACGGTCCGCGAGACGGTGAAGGCGATCCGCGAGTCGGAGCACTGGATCCCGGCACTGCTGCCGCTCGGCCACGGGCTGCTCGCCGCGGTGCGCTGCTGA
- a CDS encoding DUF3117 domain-containing protein, translating to MAAMKPRTGDGPLEVTKEGRGIVMRVPLEGGGRLVVEMTPDEATALGDALKAAVG from the coding sequence ATGGCGGCGATGAAGCCGCGGACGGGCGACGGTCCGCTGGAAGTCACCAAGGAGGGCCGGGGCATCGTCATGCGGGTCCCGCTGGAGGGTGGTGGCCGGCTCGTCGTCGAGATGACTCCCGACGAAGCGACCGCTCTCGGTGACGCGCTGAAGGCGGCCGTCGGCTGA
- a CDS encoding DNA-3-methyladenine glycosylase I, which produces MTELVIGTDGLARCGWGASTPDYAVYHDTEWGRPLRGDDALYERMTLEAFQSGLSWLTILRKRPAFRAAFADFRIDTVAGYGEEEVTRLLADAGIVRNRAKIEAAVANARAAQELPEGLSALLWSFAPPPGRARPTSFAAVPAVTDASTAMAKALKKRGFRFVGPTTAYALMQATGMVDDHLTGCHVVTSRAGVMG; this is translated from the coding sequence GTGACTGAACTGGTGATCGGCACCGACGGCCTGGCCCGGTGCGGCTGGGGAGCGAGCACCCCCGACTACGCGGTCTACCACGACACCGAATGGGGCCGCCCGCTGCGCGGTGACGATGCCCTCTACGAGCGGATGACGCTGGAGGCGTTCCAGTCCGGGCTGTCCTGGTTGACCATCCTGCGCAAGCGGCCGGCGTTCCGGGCGGCCTTCGCCGACTTCCGGATCGACACGGTGGCCGGCTACGGCGAGGAGGAGGTGACCAGGCTGCTCGCCGACGCGGGCATCGTCCGCAACCGGGCCAAGATCGAGGCGGCCGTCGCCAACGCCCGGGCGGCGCAGGAGCTGCCCGAAGGACTGTCGGCGTTGCTCTGGTCCTTCGCCCCGCCGCCCGGCCGCGCCCGCCCGACCTCGTTCGCCGCCGTGCCGGCGGTGACCGACGCCTCCACGGCGATGGCCAAGGCGCTCAAGAAGCGTGGTTTCCGCTTCGTCGGCCCGACCACCGCGTACGCGTTGATGCAGGCGACCGGCATGGTCGACGACCATCTCACGGGCTGCCACGTCGTGACGTCGAGGGCGGGCGTGATGGGATGA
- a CDS encoding leucyl aminopeptidase family protein, with amino-acid sequence MLAIRLTAEPDRLDTVALPVRPGAVDDTPAEPMPTAVTLPDGVADEAAALIPMARFAGRAGEVHVQLRPARTPAQSLLVGVGEADEAGWRAAGAALVRAARNEIQITVMLPVGVSTEAVRGLVEGLLLGSYRFRLGDDSDAPALTGVDLAVTAPETYEQAVEVARTTARMTRLARDLTNMPSSVKNPQWFAGQVAEAVAELPGLGLRVREPEQLAAEGFGGILAVGGGSASGPRLVELDWHPADAGTHVVLVGKGITFDTGGISIKPVPAMKLMRKDMAGAAAVVAATLGAAALRLPVRITTLAPLAENMVSGAAFRPGDIVRHYGGLTSETTNSDAEGRLVLADALAYAEQELKPDLLIDLATLTGANAVALGTRTGALYSDNDQLATALLAAIEAAGEAAWRMPLAADYVEHLGSDLADLHSAPTQGAGSVLAALYLREFTGDLRDRWLHIDMSAPSWCERDDAELTRGATGWGVRGLLRWLASLS; translated from the coding sequence GTGCTCGCCATTCGTCTCACCGCCGAGCCGGACCGGCTCGACACCGTGGCCCTGCCCGTGCGGCCGGGCGCCGTCGACGACACACCGGCCGAGCCGATGCCGACCGCGGTGACCCTGCCGGACGGGGTCGCCGACGAGGCGGCTGCGCTGATCCCGATGGCCCGGTTCGCGGGCCGGGCGGGCGAGGTCCACGTCCAGTTGCGCCCCGCGCGTACCCCCGCCCAATCGCTGCTGGTCGGGGTCGGTGAGGCGGATGAGGCCGGGTGGCGGGCCGCCGGGGCGGCGCTGGTGCGGGCAGCCAGAAATGAGATTCAGATCACAGTCATGCTGCCGGTCGGGGTGTCCACGGAGGCGGTGCGGGGCCTGGTCGAGGGGCTGCTGCTGGGTTCGTACCGGTTCCGCCTCGGCGACGACTCCGACGCTCCCGCGCTCACCGGCGTCGACCTGGCGGTCACCGCTCCCGAGACCTACGAGCAGGCCGTCGAGGTGGCCCGGACCACCGCCCGGATGACCCGGCTGGCCCGCGACCTCACCAACATGCCCTCCTCGGTGAAGAACCCGCAGTGGTTCGCCGGCCAGGTCGCCGAGGCCGTCGCCGAGCTGCCCGGCCTCGGGCTGCGGGTCCGTGAGCCGGAGCAGCTGGCCGCCGAGGGCTTCGGCGGGATCCTCGCCGTCGGCGGCGGATCGGCCAGCGGTCCGCGGCTGGTCGAGCTGGACTGGCATCCGGCCGACGCCGGTACCCACGTGGTGCTGGTCGGCAAGGGCATCACCTTCGACACCGGCGGCATCTCGATCAAGCCGGTGCCGGCGATGAAGCTGATGCGCAAGGACATGGCCGGTGCCGCCGCCGTCGTCGCGGCGACCCTCGGCGCGGCGGCGCTGCGGCTGCCGGTCCGGATCACCACCCTCGCGCCGCTGGCGGAGAACATGGTCAGCGGCGCCGCCTTCCGGCCCGGCGACATCGTCCGGCACTACGGCGGGTTGACCAGCGAGACGACGAACTCCGACGCCGAGGGCCGGCTGGTTCTCGCCGACGCGCTCGCCTACGCCGAGCAGGAACTCAAGCCCGACCTGCTGATCGACCTGGCCACTCTGACCGGAGCCAACGCGGTGGCGCTCGGCACCCGCACCGGCGCCCTCTACAGCGACAACGACCAGCTCGCCACCGCGCTGCTGGCAGCCATCGAGGCGGCCGGCGAGGCCGCCTGGCGGATGCCGCTCGCCGCCGACTACGTCGAGCACCTCGGCAGCGACCTGGCCGACCTGCACAGTGCCCCCACCCAGGGCGCCGGTTCCGTGCTGGCCGCCCTCTACCTGCGCGAGTTCACCGGCGACCTGCGCGATCGCTGGCTGCACATCGACATGTCCGCGCCCTCCTGGTGCGAGCGCGACGACGCCGAGTTGACCCGGGGCGCCACCGGCTGGGGGGTACGCGGCCTGCTGCGCTGGTTGGCCAGCCTCTCCTGA
- a CDS encoding DUF1003 domain-containing protein: protein MSEQRRAERLDLPREPRGLKLPRVDQETFGRWAEGIARGMGTANFIVYMTLVIGAWFAWNTLAPAGMRFDPYTFTFLTLVLSIQASYAAPLILLAQNRQSDRDRIALDEDRRRATMQKADTEYLAREIAALRIALGEVATRDFLRSELSRLAEELDEAAQRRRRHERRQQAGRATRTDGDGLEEPRDEVDGDHPGGRRADVEASRHRET, encoded by the coding sequence ATGAGTGAGCAGCGACGGGCGGAGCGGCTGGACCTCCCGCGGGAGCCCCGCGGGCTGAAGCTGCCCCGGGTCGACCAGGAGACCTTCGGCCGGTGGGCGGAGGGCATCGCCCGCGGCATGGGTACCGCGAACTTCATCGTCTACATGACGCTGGTCATCGGCGCGTGGTTCGCCTGGAACACCCTCGCCCCGGCGGGCATGCGCTTCGACCCGTACACCTTCACCTTCCTCACCCTGGTCCTGTCCATCCAGGCGTCGTATGCCGCCCCGCTGATCCTGCTGGCGCAGAACCGCCAGTCGGATCGCGACCGGATCGCGTTGGACGAGGACCGGCGCCGGGCCACCATGCAGAAGGCCGACACCGAGTACCTGGCCCGGGAGATCGCCGCGCTGCGGATCGCGCTGGGCGAGGTGGCGACCCGGGACTTCCTCCGCTCGGAGCTGTCCCGGCTGGCCGAGGAGCTGGACGAGGCGGCGCAGCGGCGCCGGCGGCACGAGCGGCGGCAACAGGCGGGGCGAGCCACCCGCACCGACGGTGACGGGCTGGAGGAGCCCCGCGACGAGGTGGACGGCGATCACCCGGGTGGTCGCCGTGCCGACGTCGAGGCCTCCCGCCACCGGGAAACCTGA
- a CDS encoding PaaX family transcriptional regulator, whose amino-acid sequence MQARSALFDLYGDHLRPRGGRAPVAALVKLLAPLGIAPPAVRTAVSRMVRQGWLEPIKLTSGPGYSITPKAARRLDEAASRIYRTGRVTWDGRFDLLVLDAPTARRDRQRLAANLRYLGYGTMDEQTWVATRPAEDVDLLLSEAGVHFERFSAAHAAGTPGAMGLVRRAWDLAEIGRAYERFVAEQRTLLTGVTARSGDEEAYAARFRLVHAWRTFLFRDPQLPPALLPERWPGTAAAGFFDRHAARLRPAADRYVEQCLDGGNRTVRQKGRHP is encoded by the coding sequence ATGCAGGCACGGTCGGCACTCTTCGACCTGTACGGCGACCACCTCCGACCCCGGGGTGGCCGCGCACCAGTTGCCGCCCTGGTCAAGCTGCTGGCACCACTCGGGATCGCCCCGCCCGCGGTACGGACGGCGGTTTCCCGCATGGTGCGCCAAGGCTGGCTCGAACCGATCAAGTTGACCTCCGGACCGGGATATTCGATCACACCGAAGGCGGCCCGCCGGCTCGACGAGGCAGCTTCCCGGATCTACCGCACCGGCCGGGTCACCTGGGACGGACGCTTCGACCTGCTGGTGTTGGACGCACCGACCGCACGCCGGGACCGCCAACGACTCGCCGCCAACCTGCGCTACCTCGGCTACGGCACGATGGACGAGCAGACATGGGTGGCCACCCGCCCCGCCGAGGACGTCGATCTGCTGCTCAGCGAGGCCGGCGTGCACTTCGAGCGGTTCAGCGCCGCGCACGCCGCCGGCACACCGGGCGCGATGGGCCTGGTCCGCCGGGCCTGGGACCTCGCCGAGATCGGCCGGGCGTACGAGCGGTTCGTCGCCGAGCAGCGGACGCTACTGACCGGCGTCACCGCCCGCAGCGGCGACGAGGAGGCGTACGCGGCCCGGTTCCGGCTGGTGCACGCGTGGCGTACCTTCCTCTTCCGGGACCCGCAGCTGCCACCGGCGCTGCTTCCCGAGCGCTGGCCCGGCACCGCCGCGGCCGGCTTCTTCGACCGCCACGCGGCCCGGCTCCGGCCGGCCGCGGACCGGTACGTCGAGCAGTGCCTCGACGGTGGAAACCGGACAGTCCGACAGAAGGGTCGCCACCCGTGA